aaatttacatcCAAGCGTACTTACCTATATACAGACAACCACATATATGGGTCAAATATCATCATCGGCGTGAATTCCGAGGAGTATGGATACTTGTGCTTGTTTTTATATACCTATTTATATTACTactatataatatgtacacaAATAAGCGAAAGCAACTCGTATAATGTCGAGATTAAAGACGAACGCAAGTGCAATATCGATCATTAAGATTTGACCAATGGCATACGTTGTAACCGCGATTCTTGGGTCTGACCGAAGTACAAAGTTActtattgttatatttatatcgaTTACTCGCCTCGTGCTTCGCTTTATATCTGCTGTattacaaacaaaataatttgaatgttCTCAAACTTGCACATGTAATTGTAAAATTGCATCGTGATCCCTGCATGATAAGCCGATATCTTCAATTGGTTTACACGAATTTCGATAGAATAAGATGGGGAGAAAAATCGACTTATTACGACGAATTAATTCGTGTGACGTTTTCGTTACAcgcacattattattattattattgttatcgttattattggCGTTGTGATTTAATTCGCGGAAAGTAATAGAAGCGCGGAGTTAGTTTAACGAGCTCGGAAGTGTTTGTTACACCACTCCGGAGTCATACTTGGTGTATTTGCGGCAGTAGCTGCAAATTGACCGGCTGACCCCGGCGGCGATAGTTGAATCCCAAATCGTATTCTGAAAGACAATTTAAGTTCTCGAGAGCACGAAGAAGTCTCGGCGAAGAGGCGGCGGATCCTCATAAACTATACTTTATAACGTAACTAACCGCGAAGATTTGATGGTGCGATTTAATGACTGCGGACAGACGCTGTTTCCTAATTCAGGAATTTCGCGATTTAGAGATAGATCCAATTTATTctcatatataggtatacatgaTCCACTGTGTACGACTGACTGAATCGTCGCGGGAATTCCACGTCATTTAAAGATTCCCTTTTCGTTGAAATCCCTCAAATTTATACGCTCGTTTTTTGCTGCaaatttattccaaatttcatttcaagaATCTACTTCCCACATCGCATTTCGGAATTCTTTCAAACAACGTCGAAATAGATGGTTGACATAATCTAGATTTTCGGAGGCTATCTAGATTTGTAAATATAGTCTGTCTAACCAATAAATATGCACCCACtcattgtaataataaatcgattatttatcGCGTCTTGGTTAGTATTATACCAGTATTGATTTATTCCATTCTACTTTTCCACTGCGCATTTCATTCGTCACTGCGCACCttgtaaaaaggaaaaagaaatttagaCCGCGCAATCAAAGTCAATCGACTGTGTTTATTCGGATCGTATAACTTTATACATTGAACAAAGATGGATGAAAACTAAATGCAAAGTGACGTCGCGTTGGTATTCTGAGGTGCTGCGTTGACGCCCACATTCAATCCGGACATCTAGTCTTAATTCCTTAATTGCGTACGCGAGTGTAAACCACTTGGATGTTCAGATACTATGCAGACCTTACTAAACGTTTATTAAAACATATCGAAACCAGCCGAATATTTTAACCAATAAACATAATCCGTTGTAAACATAGGGAAAGTGATGTGCGATTACCGATGGAATATTGTGATTTTAGATGCGAATCGATCTGACCAATTGACTTTATACAATTTTAACAGCTTTGTTTCTTACAATGTATCTTATCTAGTGTCTGTATTTGGCAATTGTGATACATTCGCAGGAGCGGACTCTTCGGCAAACGAAGTAAGGAACCAGAAATCGAGCGCAGAACGACTATCACTACAGGTGGGTTGTGGTTTGGAGTTTCGTTTGTTAAATCGCGTGCTCGATAGATCCAGATTTCGgattaaatgaattttgaactgaATCAAATTCATATTTCAAAGATCGGAAAGCCTTCAGATTTTATAAAGCAATTAACACATTGACTGAACTTATCTTTCAGTTTCTACAACATACCAAAATGGCCAGTTTTCTCGTCCAGTACCACCACCCCGATTGGCACGAGATCAGCAGGAATTTGAAGAGGCATTCGGTACGTTTacacggagaaaaaaatacactatGGAAAGCTCTTCGCACTACGGTTCAAATTTGACCGTGAACGGAGATCCGGCTAGGCTTTATAACGGAAGTCCGCAGGATACCACAACTTCTATTTTAGGAGAACTTACGCCGAAAGCACCGGCGAGAAGGTTAATTAACGTTCGATTTTACCTTGTCTTgtccgtttttttattacgcaTGCAAGAAAagcatattatataataataatttacagatTCTTTTTAACACAAGATTCAATTTCGACTGACCGCAGTAccggatagaaaaaaaaaaaaatttaataattgttttgTTAATTTTGGTTAACACGTTGTACAGGTTCGGGCAAGTCAGTCCAAGATCAAAAGACGAAATACCCCCGTTGGAATTTGAGGCCAAGTCCGAAGCCGGCGATACCGATGACAGAGAAGTTGATGAAGCTCCCGTTCCCACTAAGTAAGTTGATAAccagaggggggggggggggtaaaaaATAACCCGAGATAATATGGACAAACGTGGCAATGTgtgggaaatttttgaaacggaTTTAATCTTATTAGAGAAATATGGCACTCAAGCTGAACAAGAtgaatttaattcaaaaaGAATGTATAAAAGAATGATGAAATTATGACATACACCTTATTCCGAttgtaaagaaaaagtaattcGTTTTGCACCGATTCACCGATTCCAGAATATCGTTCGTACCCTTGACTTCTATACCTGTACGCAATAGCGTATTTCGAAGCTGTAAACCATTGCGCCGTTATCTTTGAACATGCATTCTTACAAATAATCATTTTCTAAGTACTCGGTTTATTCAGTTTGTGAATACGAAAATATATGTAGAAGCATATACTATTACGGTACGTGTAATAAAAAGAGTGACCgcgtttaattatttatcagcACGCCTTTTTTATCCTGCAGTGAAATGCCTGGAAAGAAATTATCAACGTGTGATATAATTTGtacgtttgaaaatatcgcTGAACGATAACAGATCATCCTATAAAAAAGTGTACGCAATAgatttatacattttaatttttcaaaaaccaaCAGGAGACATAGTCGAAAACAGGTGCCGCGAGTTAATGTTTTGGAGGCACCGGCAGAGGAGCCATTAGACCGAGATATAGGGTCGGATTTAACGATGAGAGACGAAAACGAGAATCTGGCTGACGACTTCGTGTTTAGAAGATGCAGCCAGGATGCTGTACGCAGATCTAATTTATCGATAAATAGCTGCGTATCGACGGCAAGCGGCATCAGCATGTCGGGCAGAAAAAAGCGCAGAGCACCGCAGCCACCGCAGCGGAAAGAATCGGCGGAAAACCACGAAGTAAGTTTATACGCGTTATATTGTTTCAACATTATTCTAAATGAGTTGTGGTTTTCAAACACTTGTGTTTAATTACCTTCTACTATGTTTTCGCGATAATTTTGATTgctgttaaaaaataatcttgCAAGTTTTACGGATATTTTTACGCGGCATGCACCGCCGATAACCTAATTATATTCTTTAAAAGTTGAGTGTGTTACTGTTGTTATTATAGTTTTACTTACATAACATACATTtatgtcaatttttatctgtgTTACGCGCTTTGCGCGATAGCTTTTTATCAGTACATTAAAGAAACGTTACGATTTGCTTCCACGcgactttttcttttcgcaaACGATCAGTAAACGGGGTGCGTTCTTCCCTCGAGCGGAAGAAAATCAACAATATGGCCGCCATCGGCACGCTTGGGATTTTATTTCGGCAATACAATCGCTTCCCGGACTTAACATTTGTCGATCGCAGTTTCACGCCGAACAAAATGACGGCAAGAATGTTTTAATTGCCCGTTAAACGTTCGTTAAAGCTCTAGAAACTGATAATTTAACTTATGAAAGTAGACCACGCGCGTGCACGTGTGATACACGAATTAACGACTACTACCTCATTTTCCAGGAAAAATCTGCCGCCCCTGCAACCCCACCGACGGAATTGGAAATCAAGGAGTCAATCGATATAGCTAAAGTAACGGAGGACATACAGGAGATGACCAAGCAGAGCCAAAATATCGACGAGACGATATTAAATTCTAGCTCGATTCTAGAAGAAGCCGACGGTAAGGTGAAGGAAAACGATTCCGAGATTGCAACCGCAGAAGTAAATAAGGATTCGAATGATGAATTCGAGGAAGTTAGGTTGAAGGAAAAATTGCCAACCGAATCGCCGCGGGAAGAAACCGATGACGACAAAGATGTCGTGATGAAGTCTGACGAAAATGGAAACCGCGAAAACCGCATAGAGGTGGAAACAATAGAGATAAAACGAGTAGTAGACGATAACATAGAAATAATAAAGGAGGTGAACGAAAATTCGTCGATATCAGCGGACGTGGATTTGGAGGAAGTTGAATTGAGAAAGAAGCCTTCATCCGGCGGTGGAATTTCGCGAAGCGACAGCTTTTCGGTCAAAGAGCAAATCGAGCAAATTGAAAGACAGATAAAGGAATTAGAGTCGAAGCACGCGAACAATAATAACGGtagtaacaataacaacgTAAATAACAATAGCATACCGATTACGGATGATAAGAAATACTACGAACCTTCGGAGACGAGACTGTCGATTCAGGCGAATCGTagaagttttttcaaaaacatggTCAGCAACGAGCCGAACGGTGTGAAAATCGAGATTAAGGAATTGCCGAGGGAACAGAAGGACATTCAAGTCGTCAAGCTGACCGATCCGCCGGTTCCGATCGAGGCGCCAAAAGAGCCGGTTAAAATAGTGGAACTTCATATTTCGGAACCGATAAAACAAGTGCCGGAAATCGTCGAGGACGTAAACGTGAATCCGTTGCCCAAGCCGAGACGACACAGCTCAAGTCAGGCTCAAAGTGTAGATTTAAACGGCGAGAGCAAAGGTATCAAGGCTTCGAACGATTCGAGTAAGAACGGCAGAGAGGCGCGAGGAGATTCCTTGTGAATATTTCTAATACCGAAATCGTATGTAAAATTGAGTAATCGTGCACAATTGTCATCGTTGTATAATCGACGTATTATATCGCAAAGTCCCAGGACgaaagtgaataaaataacCGTCTAATATAACtgcgatgtgaaaaaattcacaaaatcgGTAGCGCAGAGTTTCGCCGAGCACTGTAGCTTTCatcttttttaaatattcgaaaattacATATCCGTACTCGATTACATCTGCAATCGCACATCATCCAGTTAAAGAATAACGCAATATTCAATGCGCAATTTAATATCGTTTTTTAGATTGGTATGCAATACAACAAATTTAGACTAATAGAATATGCATATACTTAATAATTGATAAcgaaagatgaaatttttaatgtaaatatcgtaaaaaaacCTTCTTGCATTATACGTAAGTGtacaaatttaataattaattgaaattggcaAAAGGTTGTATACCCTGGATATATTTATGTCTGATCGAAACCGGTAATATCGACCACATGATAAATTATGATTGGTACTGCGTTAGTACGAGGGATTCAGTCTTC
Above is a genomic segment from Neodiprion pinetum isolate iyNeoPine1 chromosome 1, iyNeoPine1.2, whole genome shotgun sequence containing:
- the LOC124225004 gene encoding probable serine/threonine-protein kinase kinX produces the protein MSRPRRPSVSIHDYPEDLNPFKDAANTPAMQSAVSVELRQGKEPKNKFWTFGRSKKKRSNSFSVKSAWSGLFGKRSKEPEIERRTTITTVSTTYQNGQFSRPVPPPRLARDQQEFEEAFGTFTRRKKYTMESSSHYGSNLTVNGDPARLYNGSPQDTTTSILGELTPKAPARRFGQVSPRSKDEIPPLEFEAKSEAGDTDDREVDEAPVPTKRHSRKQVPRVNVLEAPAEEPLDRDIGSDLTMRDENENLADDFVFRRCSQDAVRRSNLSINSCVSTASGISMSGRKKRRAPQPPQRKESAENHEEKSAAPATPPTELEIKESIDIAKVTEDIQEMTKQSQNIDETILNSSSILEEADGKVKENDSEIATAEVNKDSNDEFEEVRLKEKLPTESPREETDDDKDVVMKSDENGNRENRIEVETIEIKRVVDDNIEIIKEVNENSSISADVDLEEVELRKKPSSGGGISRSDSFSVKEQIEQIERQIKELESKHANNNNGSNNNNVNNNSIPITDDKKYYEPSETRLSIQANRRSFFKNMVSNEPNGVKIEIKELPREQKDIQVVKLTDPPVPIEAPKEPVKIVELHISEPIKQVPEIVEDVNVNPLPKPRRHSSSQAQSVDLNGESKGIKASNDSSKNGREARGDSL